A single region of the Pseudalkalibacillus berkeleyi genome encodes:
- a CDS encoding electron transfer flavoprotein subunit beta/FixA family protein, producing MLHIVACIKQVPDTKIIKMNPKTNTMDRASAPAILNPYDAHAVEEAVRIKNRYGGTVSVLTMGPPPAVKAIKKCIEIGADEGYMISDRKFAGADTLATSYALTKAIDKIAKIQPVDLIICGKMTIDGDTGQVGPGIARRLDIPPLTSVKKVEEVNKDQGYVVVHRKIEDGHEVIQSSLPCLMSVEKEINEVPYSSFPNMLNAARYQPVIWSVDDLEDIDIKQLGLKGSPTIVAKVWAPPKPEGGTMFEGNPKEQVEQLLSVVLEKKELFHTKGGSE from the coding sequence ATGCTACATATCGTCGCTTGCATTAAGCAAGTGCCTGATACGAAAATCATCAAGATGAATCCCAAAACAAATACAATGGATCGGGCAAGTGCGCCAGCGATTTTGAACCCTTATGATGCACATGCCGTTGAAGAAGCAGTAAGAATTAAGAACCGTTATGGAGGGACTGTTTCTGTATTGACGATGGGCCCGCCACCAGCCGTAAAGGCCATCAAAAAGTGCATTGAAATTGGCGCTGATGAAGGCTATATGATTTCAGATCGAAAATTCGCAGGTGCAGATACCTTAGCCACTAGTTATGCACTGACGAAGGCGATTGATAAAATCGCGAAAATACAGCCCGTGGACCTCATCATATGTGGAAAGATGACAATAGATGGTGATACTGGTCAAGTAGGTCCGGGAATCGCTCGTCGCTTAGATATCCCGCCACTGACATCCGTTAAGAAAGTCGAAGAAGTAAATAAGGATCAAGGATATGTCGTGGTACATCGTAAAATTGAAGATGGACATGAAGTCATTCAATCTAGCTTGCCTTGTCTGATGTCTGTTGAAAAGGAAATCAATGAAGTGCCTTATTCTTCATTCCCGAATATGCTCAATGCTGCACGATATCAGCCAGTCATTTGGTCCGTTGATGATTTAGAGGACATTGACATTAAACAATTAGGTTTAAAAGGCTCACCTACAATTGTTGCAAAAGTATGGGCTCCCCCAAAACCAGAAGGCGGAACAATGTTCGAAGGAAATCCGAAAGAACAAGTCGAGCAATTACTTTCGGTCGTTCTAGAAAAGAAAGAACTCTTTCATACTAAGGGGGGATCCGAGTGA
- a CDS encoding electron transfer flavoprotein subunit alpha/FixB family protein → MNFEEYSGVWVFIEENEGNIAQVSLELLGAGRRLADKRGVDLCGVIIGNGVTLLSETVFEYGADVVYVYDQEIFTHYRTESFMKALLHCSEKYKPEIILYGATSTGKDLASAVATDLPTGLTADTTELDVEEDTGLLLASRPAFGGNIMATILCKKYRPQMATVRPKVMKALSPEPGRTGKLVEETIDVKEEDIRTKVLEIVKSTTKKVRIDEADIVVAGGKGLGNADGFQLIHQLAQALGGAVGASRDVVEAGWVEHPHQVGQTGVTVTPKIYFAIGISGAIQHLVGMKNSGLIIAINKDPDAAIFEASHYGIVGDAFEIVPLLIQEFSKAFAEEEVDHVREV, encoded by the coding sequence GTGAATTTTGAAGAATATAGTGGCGTTTGGGTTTTCATTGAAGAGAATGAAGGCAATATCGCACAAGTTTCTTTAGAATTGCTTGGTGCAGGTAGACGTCTTGCAGATAAACGAGGTGTAGACCTTTGTGGTGTCATAATCGGAAATGGTGTTACTTTATTATCTGAAACGGTATTCGAGTATGGTGCCGATGTTGTCTATGTTTACGATCAAGAGATCTTCACACATTATCGAACCGAGTCATTTATGAAAGCACTTCTTCATTGTAGTGAAAAGTATAAGCCTGAAATTATTTTATATGGTGCGACATCTACAGGAAAAGATTTAGCTAGTGCTGTTGCCACAGATCTTCCGACAGGTCTAACTGCAGATACGACCGAGTTAGATGTTGAAGAAGATACAGGCCTTCTACTTGCTAGTCGACCAGCCTTTGGTGGGAACATTATGGCGACTATATTATGTAAAAAATATAGACCTCAAATGGCAACGGTTAGGCCTAAAGTTATGAAAGCATTATCACCTGAACCAGGCCGTACAGGAAAGTTAGTTGAGGAAACGATTGACGTAAAAGAAGAAGATATTAGGACTAAGGTATTAGAAATCGTCAAATCAACTACAAAAAAAGTAAGGATTGATGAAGCTGATATTGTAGTGGCGGGTGGAAAAGGTTTAGGTAATGCAGATGGGTTTCAGCTCATCCATCAACTAGCTCAAGCACTTGGTGGTGCAGTTGGAGCTAGCCGAGATGTTGTAGAGGCTGGCTGGGTAGAACACCCCCATCAAGTCGGCCAAACAGGTGTAACAGTTACACCTAAAATATACTTCGCAATCGGAATATCTGGTGCGATTCAACATTTAGTTGGAATGAAAAATTCTGGCTTGATCATCGCTATCAATAAAGACCCTGATGCTGCAATTTTTGAAGCCAGTCATTATGGGATTGTTGGAGATGCATTTGAAATCGTTCCTTTACTTATACAAGAGTTCAGTAAAGCATTTGCTGAAGAGGAGGTCGATCATGTCCGAGAGGTTTGA
- a CDS encoding FAD-dependent oxidoreductase, translating to MSERFDCIIVGAGPAGISCAYELGKGGAKVLLLERGEYPGSKNVMGGVLYRQMMEDVIPDFYKEAPLERPIVEQRFMMMDKESAVTFGYKGMEWGKEPFNNFTVLRAKFDQWFASKAVEQGAVLVNETVVTECIVENGKVVGVRTDRPDGDVYADVVVLADGVNSLLAKSLGFHKEYRPDEVALATMEIIKLDKKIIEDRFNLEPDQGCTIELFGDATKGILGTGFLYTNKGSLSIGVGTLLSGLIKHKIRPHELLDYVKNHPMIRPYLQGGEQQEYLAHLIPEGGYKSMGKVVGNGVIVVGDAAQLVNAIHREGSNLAMTSGRFAAEAVLNAMEMEDFTESTLDQYRIKLMDSFVGQDMKKYKDSTHHFDKFPQYFGDYIPMMNQAASQMFTVDGKSKWEKQKKIWKDIGTPREKIKIARDMYRAWKVMK from the coding sequence ATGTCCGAGAGGTTTGATTGTATCATTGTAGGTGCTGGTCCAGCTGGAATATCTTGTGCGTATGAACTCGGTAAAGGAGGTGCGAAAGTACTTCTCTTAGAGCGTGGGGAATATCCCGGGTCTAAAAACGTCATGGGAGGCGTACTGTACCGACAAATGATGGAGGATGTCATTCCTGACTTTTATAAAGAAGCACCACTAGAGCGTCCCATTGTTGAACAGCGTTTTATGATGATGGATAAAGAATCAGCAGTTACATTTGGCTATAAAGGGATGGAATGGGGAAAAGAGCCTTTCAACAACTTTACCGTCCTACGAGCAAAATTCGATCAATGGTTTGCTTCGAAAGCTGTAGAGCAAGGTGCAGTGCTTGTGAATGAAACAGTAGTTACCGAATGTATCGTTGAAAACGGAAAGGTCGTAGGGGTCCGAACGGACAGACCAGACGGTGATGTATACGCTGATGTTGTGGTATTAGCAGATGGTGTCAACTCACTTCTTGCAAAATCACTTGGTTTCCATAAAGAGTATCGACCTGATGAAGTTGCACTAGCAACAATGGAAATCATTAAACTTGATAAAAAAATCATTGAAGATCGTTTCAATTTAGAACCTGATCAAGGCTGTACGATCGAATTGTTCGGCGATGCAACCAAAGGTATTCTTGGGACAGGGTTCTTATATACAAACAAGGGTTCACTGAGCATAGGTGTAGGTACTCTGCTATCAGGTTTAATCAAGCACAAAATACGCCCACATGAATTGCTCGACTATGTGAAGAACCATCCAATGATTCGTCCTTACTTGCAAGGCGGAGAACAACAGGAATATCTTGCCCACCTTATTCCTGAAGGTGGATACAAATCGATGGGTAAAGTAGTTGGCAACGGGGTCATCGTTGTAGGAGATGCCGCGCAACTTGTCAATGCGATTCATCGAGAAGGTTCGAATTTAGCGATGACCTCAGGTAGGTTTGCAGCTGAAGCTGTATTAAATGCGATGGAGATGGAAGATTTTACTGAATCTACACTAGACCAGTACCGGATCAAACTAATGGATAGTTTTGTTGGCCAGGATATGAAGAAGTATAAAGATTCTACACATCACTTTGATAAATTTCCACAATATTTCGGTGATTATATTCCAATGATGAACCAAGCTGCTAGTCAAATGTTTACGGTAGACGGAAAATCAAAATGGGAAAAGCAAAAAAAGATCTGGAAAGACATCGGAACGCCACGGGAAAAAATCAAAATTGCTCGAGACATGTATCGAGCATGGAAGGTGATGAAATAA
- a CDS encoding ferredoxin family protein has protein sequence MNEGKKPQSIEEKQYLVRFNADTKSHLHVKNPEICLTDCPDKICTLFCPAEIYKWEDIRMHIGYEGCHECGSCRIGCPHENIDWVYPKGGHGILFRLG, from the coding sequence ATGAATGAGGGGAAGAAGCCGCAATCAATAGAAGAAAAACAATACTTAGTTCGTTTTAATGCAGATACGAAATCTCATTTACATGTAAAGAATCCTGAAATTTGTTTGACAGATTGTCCAGATAAAATTTGTACGTTATTCTGTCCTGCAGAAATTTACAAGTGGGAAGATATCCGGATGCACATTGGATATGAGGGTTGTCATGAATGTGGCAGCTGTCGGATTGGATGCCCACACGAAAACATTGATTGGGTTTATCCAAAAGGCGGGCACGGCATCCTGTTTAGATTAGGTTAA
- a CDS encoding YjcZ family sporulation protein, with protein MSEAIGGVGGKYFALILVLFILLIIVGAAGYGGNNRRRRGCGGGFWY; from the coding sequence GTGAGTGAAGCAATTGGTGGCGTAGGCGGAAAATATTTTGCCTTGATCCTAGTATTGTTTATTTTGTTAATTATCGTAGGAGCGGCTGGTTACGGTGGCAACAATCGTCGTAGAAGAGGTTGTGGCGGCGGTTTCTGGTATTAG
- a CDS encoding TlpA family protein disulfide reductase has product MLLEKLPEVQLQDLNGNPYSTNQLKGKKALIFMWASW; this is encoded by the coding sequence ATGTTGCTAGAAAAATTACCTGAAGTTCAACTGCAAGATCTAAATGGAAATCCTTATTCGACTAACCAGTTAAAAGGAAAGAAAGCCTTAATTTTCATGTGGGCTTCCTGGTGA
- a CDS encoding tetratricopeptide repeat protein gives MINSEADRIELDDPYYSPSTEVEKVQVQLAETKFKLGMQYLNNANKDEALKELDEAIKLDPDNFLIRKQRWYIRYPEKFNGTIDTDWQQALLKQEKEDEAKARGDLECGPDGCEIPGTN, from the coding sequence TTGATCAATAGTGAGGCGGATCGTATCGAGCTTGATGATCCTTATTATTCACCATCCACAGAAGTGGAGAAAGTACAAGTACAATTAGCCGAAACCAAATTCAAGCTTGGGATGCAATATTTGAATAATGCAAACAAAGACGAAGCATTGAAAGAATTAGATGAGGCGATCAAACTTGATCCAGACAATTTCCTGATTCGAAAACAAAGATGGTATATACGTTATCCTGAAAAGTTTAACGGGACCATCGATACAGATTGGCAACAAGCGCTTCTGAAGCAGGAAAAGGAAGATGAAGCCAAAGCGCGTGGTGACCTTGAATGTGGACCCGATGGTTGTGAAATACCAGGTACAAACTAA
- a CDS encoding DUF3179 domain-containing (seleno)protein, with protein MEEQQFDRSRATLKKKDLFTRFNVKDHKHVKDIEKSSLKSDDEILVIERLGKRLAFSMKQMAYHHVAQGELSNEPYIVNF; from the coding sequence TTGGAAGAGCAACAATTTGATCGAAGTAGGGCGACATTGAAGAAGAAGGATTTGTTCACCCGATTCAATGTCAAAGACCATAAACATGTAAAAGACATTGAAAAGAGTAGTTTGAAATCGGATGACGAAATATTAGTAATTGAACGATTAGGGAAAAGACTTGCGTTCTCAATGAAGCAAATGGCTTACCACCACGTTGCTCAAGGGGAACTTTCAAATGAACCATACATTGTCAATTTCTGA
- a CDS encoding phospholipase: protein MGGRTKRGFCIFPGYKWCGPGCSGPGFPINDVDAACKAHDECYDFHGPCLECDLAFMERLREEMQYDSEEARHARLLYNFMKIKTFFLR from the coding sequence GTGGGCGGAAGAACAAAAAGAGGTTTTTGCATTTTTCCAGGCTATAAGTGGTGTGGTCCCGGGTGTAGTGGTCCTGGTTTTCCAATAAATGATGTTGATGCAGCATGTAAAGCACATGATGAGTGTTATGACTTTCATGGACCGTGTTTAGAGTGTGACTTAGCATTTATGGAACGCTTACGTGAAGAAATGCAGTATGACTCTGAAGAAGCACGACATGCAAGGTTATTATATAACTTTATGAAGATCAAAACGTTTTTCTTAAGGTAA
- a CDS encoding YjcZ family sporulation protein produces the protein MSYSNNGSGFILILVLYILLVIVGVSFVKW, from the coding sequence TTGTCATATTCAAATAATGGATCAGGGTTCATTCTAATACTAGTATTGTATATTCTACTTGTTATCGTAGGTGTCAGCTTCGTAAAGTGGTAA
- a CDS encoding YjcZ family sporulation protein, producing MSDGGGYKYGGGFALIVVLFILLIIIGATAMSGYCCDDGYGHGGYGY from the coding sequence ATGAGTGATGGTGGAGGATATAAATATGGCGGTGGATTTGCTTTAATTGTTGTACTCTTTATCTTGTTGATTATCATTGGAGCAACAGCAATGAGTGGATATTGCTGTGACGACGGTTATGGCCACGGGGGATATGGATACTAG